One window of Pelmatolapia mariae isolate MD_Pm_ZW linkage group LG18, Pm_UMD_F_2, whole genome shotgun sequence genomic DNA carries:
- the LOC134617513 gene encoding apolipoprotein D-like — MKPAQVFALTLLSVVAIGAQVLRLGKCPQPAVQANFDANRYIGKWYEIHKLPTSFQKGQCATANYTLLSPGVIEVLNTELLDNGTVNAIVGSAKVKDPAEPSKLEVSFNNSPPGPYWVLSTDYDGHSLVYGCTDYGLFRVELSWILSRKPTLSKDTLEKLQGILYSVGVSVENMVPTNQDETYCSPVNQ; from the exons ATGAAGCCTGCACAGGTGTTTGCATTGACTCTACTGTCTGTTGTTGCGATCGGCGCTCAGGTCTTGAGGTTGGGCAAATGTCCCCAGCCTGCTGTTCAGGCCAACTTTGACGCCAACAGG TACATTGGAAAATGGTATGAAATCCATAAGTTGCCCACAAGCTTCCAGAAAGGCCAGTGTGCCACTGCTAACTACACCCTGCTGAGTCCTGGAGTCATCGAGGTCCTGAACACTGAGCTTCT CGATAATGGAACCGTTAACGCCATCGTCGGCTCTGCCAAAGTCAAGGACCCCGCTGAGCCTTCCAAGCTTGAGGTCTCCTTCAACA ACTCTCCTCCCGGCCCCTACTGGGTTCTGTCCACCGACTACGACGGTCACTCTCTGGTCTACGGCTGCACCGACTACGGCCTGTTCCGTGTGGAGCTGTCCTGGATCCTGAGCAGGAAGCCTACCCTCTCTAAGGATACCCTCGAGAAGCTCCAAGGCATACTGTACTCTGTCGGCGTCAGCGTGGAAAACATGGTCCCCACCAACCAGGACGAGACTTACTGCAGCCCGGTGAACCAGTGA
- the LOC134617533 gene encoding apolipoprotein D-like: MNAIQVISLTLLSIVAAGAQSIKPGRCPVPAVQEKFDAARYLGKWHEIQRLSNSFQKGQCSTATYSLQSPGVVGVLNKELLPDGTIDSINGTAKAASSSEPAKLLVTFFENTPPSPYWVLSTDYDNFALVYSCTEMESLHGEFIWILSRNPTLPKETLEELQSILSSFGASVENLLDTNQDRDYCRVMHE; encoded by the exons ATGAATGCCATCCAGGTGATTTCCCTCACTTTGCTGTCCATTGTGGCAGCCGGTGCTCAGTCTATAAAACCAGGAAGATGCCCCGTGCCTGCCGTTCAGGAGAAATTTGATGCTGCAAGG TATCTTGGTAAATGGCATGAGATCCAGAGACTGTCAAACAGCTTCCAGAAGGGCCAGTGCAGCACTGCCACCTACAGCCTGCAAAGCCCAGGAGTCGTTGGTGTCCTCAACAAGGAGCTGCT TCCTGACGGCACCATTGACAGCATCAACGGCACTGCCAAGGCCGCAAGTTCATCTGAGCCTGCCAAGCTGCTGGTCACCTTCTTTGAGA ACACTCCCCCTTCCCCATACTGGGTTCTGTCCACCGACTACGACAACTTCGCCCTGGTCTACAGCTGTACTGAAATGGAATCGTTACATGGGGAGTTCATCTGGATCCTGAGCAGAAATCCCACCCTTCCTAAGGAGACCCTGGAGGAGCTGCAGAGCATCCTGTCCTCTTTTGGAGCCAGTGTGGAGAATCTGCTTGACACCAATCAGGATAGAGATTACTGCAGAGTCATGCACGAGTAA